CGGTTAAGCCTGGTCACCGCCCGGCCTGTCGTTCCGGTTAATAAATTGGCGAACTGCCCCTCATAATTCAATTCAGGAACCAACACTTCTGTGGCGTCTGAAAGAAGCGCGTTGATCGGCTCCATTGGTAACGGTGAGAGCAAAACCACCTTCATGGCGGCGCAACGGATACCTTCGTCACGGGCGATAATCATCGCTTCCAGAATTTCGCCGAAAGTTGAACCCCATCCGATGATCGCGACATCGACCTTGCCCTTGTCACCAAAGCGTTTTGACATGGTGATACCGGGATGACGGACCACACTATTCAGCTTTTCATGGCGCTTCGCGCTCATCGCCTCGTGAGCATGATCGTTGGGACGCCCGTTTTCATCATGTTCCAGGCCGGTCACCGCATGGCGTCGCCCCTTGTCACCGGGGACGGCGCGCGGACTGATAAAGTCCCTGGTCAATGCGTAGCGATGATAGGGCTGGTTTTTACCTAATTTGCCAACCGGCTTTGAACAATTGGCCGCGAACGGATTCTTTGCCGGAAGCGCCACCGCCTCATAACGGTTGGAAAGATACAGGTCGAGTAACACGATAACCGGGGTCTGGTAGCGCTCGGCAATCTCAAAAGCCTTGCCGGCACACTTGTAACAACCTTCAACATTAGTTGGGGCGAGGACAATGCGCTGACCGTCTCCGGCTGCGCCGAAGACGGCGATATTAAGATCCGATTGTTCCGTCTTGGTCGGCATCCCGGTACTGGGACCGCCACGTTGGGAAACAAAAATCACCACCGGCACTTCCGCCATGGTTCCTAGGCCCATCATTTCGGACATCAGCGCAAAGCCCGGACCCGATGTCGCCGTTGCCGCCCGGACCCCCGTATAACCCGCACCGATAGCCGCTGAGATAGCCGAAATTTCATCTTCAGTTTGCAGCATCCGCTTGCCCTGTTTTGGCAAATCAACGGCGAGGCGTTCCATGATCGTCGTCGCCGGGGTAATCGGGTAACCGAAGAACGTATCCAGCCCTGCGTCCATGCAGCCCTTGGCGACAGCGCCATTGCCGCTCATCATCACGAGTTCGCCGTGCTTGGCCTTCTTCTGCGGCGGTTTTAGAACTCCTTCGTCCAAGCGGAAGGTGTTTTGACCAACCTCAAAAGCAGTGTCAAAAGTTTGAATGCTCATCTTGGTTAAGGCGGCGGGCTTGGTTTTGAATTTATCAGAAATAACGTTGTAGAAAACCTCCCGGGGCATCCCGTAAAGGCCAGCCAGATATCCAACGGCGGCGATATTGCGCGAACGCGCCGAACTGGTCACCCGCTCGGACAATTCACGAAACGGAACCCCGTAAGGCAAATGCGAAGATGATAGATGGCCCGAAATATGACCGCCTTCCGGGACCATGGAAACCGGCATGTCTTCATAGATAACGGCGCCGTAATCCTTGACCTCGCCAACATGGGGAATGGCGTGAGAATCATCCAGGGAAATCAATACATCGGACTGTGGCTTTAACGAGAACACTTGTTCCGAGGTCACTCTGACGCGCGAGATACACTTGCCAAAGCCCCTGATTTCCGGCGGATAAACGTCAAAAGCAATAACCTTGTAACCGGCCCGCGCCATCGCCCGCTTGACCATATCGCCGGCCGCGATGGTGCCGTCACCGGCGGAACCGCAAATGGCGATCTGAAGATCAGTCGCTTTTTTCCCGTTTCTTGGCATTACCTGTACATCCAGTAAGGCGAGTCAATTTCACCCTGCTTGTTGATATAAAGATGGTCGTCCTGATAGGTACTGATCTTCTTTTTACCGCCGGTCATATTAATGCCTGCAATATTTCCCATTTCCTTAATGTGGTGCCAGCCGTAGTAAAACAGATAGGAATTTTCTTCCGGCGACCAGATCTGACAAACGTCACCAGCCGCCCAGATGCTGTCGTTGGTGGTTTTCAATTCAGGGTTAACCAGCAAGCCACGTTCGATATCGACATTGGCGCCAATCATGAAGTTAAGCGAGGGCATCAAGCCACAGAAAGGCATCACCGCGTCGCCATCAATACCGCCGCCGCCGCCAAAAACAACCCGGCGGGCAGGCTTGCCCTTGGTTCCCTTCCTGATGGCCGTCACTTTTTTACCCAGCACAACATTAACGCCCATGGCTTCAAGAACGGCGACGAACTTGTCTTCCTTTTTCTCACCGACTTCATGGGGCCAGAACAATTGCTCGCCAGCGACCAGCGTGACCTCGTGACCGACAGCGACAAGGGTGCGTGCCAGATCAAGGCCGGTCATATCCCCGCCAAGCATGATAACGTGGCCTTTTCCGGGCAGCGCCTGACGCATCTTGACGGCGTCTTCGTAACTTCCAAGGCCGTTCATCAACGGGCGAAATTCTCTTAAACCCTCTGGCAAATATCCACCGCCGCCACTGGCCACCAGCAACTTGTCGTAGGACACCTCTTCTTTATGCCTGAGCAGAACTTTCTTGTTTTTTGCATCCACATGATCGACCCAGCTGTTGCGCCGAACAGTGATGGCGTTGTCGTCATAGAATTCCGGCGGATGGGCCAAAAGCTCACGCCAGCTATCAACGCCATCAAATACCCGCGGCAATTCATAACGACTGATGAAGGGCAGTTTGGAGCCGGTAATCTGGGTGATGGTGCATTTTGGATCGCGCTTTCGGATGGTCAGCGCTGCTTCGCTGCCCGCCCCGCCAGAACCGATGATGACGAAATGAGAATGGCTGCTCATGATTTCGCCTTCCCACCTGGGGATTTTTTCGTCTTACTGCTTTCAGAAACGTCCTGAAAATAAATTTCATTCTTGGTAATGGAAATACACTTGGTCGGACAGACCATGAAGCACGCGCCGCAGCGGATACATTCATTATTATCGACCCAGATCGCGCCGACCTTGTCCCATTCGTTGGCTTCCTGAAGGTCGCCGTATGTACCGTCCGTGTTGATATCGACGCCTTCGACCAGCTTGATGCAATCGCGTGGTGCGACTTCGATGCAGGCACGGCAATAGATGCAGTTATCAACATCGATTTCATACTTGTGGTAGCAAAGATAACAGCGCTTGGCTTCCTCAAAAGCTTCTTCAAGTTCCATGCCCTTTTCGACTTCCGACGTCAGGTCCTTGCCACGGTCTTGCAGTTTTGAGGTTGGCATTTCCTGCCTTGGAATGAAGTCATAGGCGCGTTCACGCAAAGGCTCATCAACACTTTCAATCTTGACGACTTCCTTGCGGCGCTCGTAGCCCATCAACCAGGCATCCATCTTCAAAGCAATTTCA
This genomic window from Rhodospirillaceae bacterium contains:
- a CDS encoding 2-oxoacid:acceptor oxidoreductase subunit alpha, yielding MPRNGKKATDLQIAICGSAGDGTIAAGDMVKRAMARAGYKVIAFDVYPPEIRGFGKCISRVRVTSEQVFSLKPQSDVLISLDDSHAIPHVGEVKDYGAVIYEDMPVSMVPEGGHISGHLSSSHLPYGVPFRELSERVTSSARSRNIAAVGYLAGLYGMPREVFYNVISDKFKTKPAALTKMSIQTFDTAFEVGQNTFRLDEGVLKPPQKKAKHGELVMMSGNGAVAKGCMDAGLDTFFGYPITPATTIMERLAVDLPKQGKRMLQTEDEISAISAAIGAGYTGVRAATATSGPGFALMSEMMGLGTMAEVPVVIFVSQRGGPSTGMPTKTEQSDLNIAVFGAAGDGQRIVLAPTNVEGCYKCAGKAFEIAERYQTPVIVLLDLYLSNRYEAVALPAKNPFAANCSKPVGKLGKNQPYHRYALTRDFISPRAVPGDKGRRHAVTGLEHDENGRPNDHAHEAMSAKRHEKLNSVVRHPGITMSKRFGDKGKVDVAIIGWGSTFGEILEAMIIARDEGIRCAAMKVVLLSPLPMEPINALLSDATEVLVPELNYEGQFANLLTGTTGRAVTRLNRVPGTPMHVEDIVDEIRRLAAKRKGRKRIAAE
- a CDS encoding NAD(P)/FAD-dependent oxidoreductase, whose translation is MSSHSHFVIIGSGGAGSEAALTIRKRDPKCTITQITGSKLPFISRYELPRVFDGVDSWRELLAHPPEFYDDNAITVRRNSWVDHVDAKNKKVLLRHKEEVSYDKLLVASGGGGYLPEGLREFRPLMNGLGSYEDAVKMRQALPGKGHVIMLGGDMTGLDLARTLVAVGHEVTLVAGEQLFWPHEVGEKKEDKFVAVLEAMGVNVVLGKKVTAIRKGTKGKPARRVVFGGGGGIDGDAVMPFCGLMPSLNFMIGANVDIERGLLVNPELKTTNDSIWAAGDVCQIWSPEENSYLFYYGWHHIKEMGNIAGINMTGGKKKISTYQDDHLYINKQGEIDSPYWMYR